The Paenibacillus tianjinensis genome has a window encoding:
- a CDS encoding alpha/beta-type small acid-soluble spore protein — MARTNRTVVPESRAMLKQMQYEIAAEFGLYGASYGGGADTEFASELGALGGAAGIGRSQYLGHLSSRDNGSVGGEITKRLVKQAEQSLFT; from the coding sequence ATGGCACGTACTAATCGCACAGTGGTACCGGAAAGTCGCGCAATGCTGAAACAAATGCAATATGAAATTGCAGCAGAATTCGGTCTATATGGTGCTTCTTATGGCGGAGGAGCAGATACGGAGTTTGCATCTGAGCTTGGAGCTCTTGGAGGGGCTGCAGGAATTGGACGGAGTCAGTATCTTGGCCATTTAAGCTCCAGAGATAATGGTTCTGTTGGCGGGGAAATTACGAAGAGGCTTGTCAAGCAAGCTGAGCAGTCTCTTTTCACATAA
- a CDS encoding S-layer homology domain-containing protein → MLRFKRAFVWLLLAALIVSMFPGKYTPLAAAATTTYFSPDDLTLRNTASLDQTATTGATAITRNTVYKTSAPNFSITGTYAQVTASTMKVTVQQMTQSGGKWVTDDTHTTTGAVTTDTLNPDNRFIASGLTLFAGYNKITFSGMQGSLQRSESFYVLYDKVPYISSLQVLGGGPTAINLNEGTKVVVPNQQITIQGNVTNATKVGVSLNGGSSLQTSLLEDGTFFTPALTLKSGENTLDIIVQNSADSIAIKRSVYYFDTNKPFTDLQITHGDSTLTPPVYKAYNILDNIPTLTANDTTAKIMGQVLLPYNSSTKSFEADHEVKINDVVVPIDVLESYTIASDGTFSTTIGTTAQKEIIIPAPDGVTPQYRLITFQTTNPFALTAGTSSVIVGIKYGTYTTSVKESYKFLAGETVITDMYYLSGYKEVSTGNIDAKTLSKLPLNGAEVETPDFFIMVKSSAAPSTLLGSYLPLGASLKLEKQTNLNNLGSNEAVYKVVGFSNGQQKVKFQFSGSQSFYNADIAYVSKNYIYVANLNDGQTYTFSSANAANTMLVSGEYIGFENISNAQFFVNGTSNDKLNPALQPTDKFNPTTDPKFSFVLNISASGPLVYGENKIVFTGTSMDNVGNKREIRKELKIYIVDTNVSNLSQFHPKLPKGRAALSHTNIKDYTDKELNDILGLTSEFIYKDEKYVTSQTSYDLVLRGGAANKLNLYQGSELFLSLDNAILGTTSAKAGPTQFTYRGKTYYYDFVGSSTDFILRIMDIPAETAGSIVYNLELINETGARTNQRLEVEREVSPYRILSPVETVGKQIVVNKNFVRFDIEAEGATKVLIDKYEAVPRTDLPNRFTLDYVGLKPDKATTIKIQIVRAAATINDTITVYYASAVQVDTQFMAEKVAAKYSVFNKGLELSFPKGTLMKGNTSSGAAKYYPDTKLLFGIADPLDGVVERKNDYGNTINVDADARTPGGQSTLLIPSDLVLRFNSTVETNNFSRVSDIYWISGGLGEKGTKGTALYKPATNGIAPYSVEGNFTQIEAERKIVPSQRGKLTLTFSPNIVDEVGSTITVYRYTDSGQWENIGGEVDTKKHTITVAFDQFGYYTVMKLRRGYTDITNHPWARNILNGLYSKGIMKNLRFDQFGADDTTTRGEFATLLVKGLNIPLSYNNSQQTFFDIVPEAVSTTWDFKHIETAARAGIITGLSDGFFGPDQPLTREQAAVMIARALKLKMALNDDKLLTTLTKSFVDSGSMDFYSRPAIDAVSKAKIMTGSAVTITGQPKPVYNFNPKGKLTRAEAGKIAVSLLQKSTSIFPKTFN, encoded by the coding sequence ATGTTACGCTTTAAGAGAGCATTCGTTTGGCTGCTGCTGGCGGCTCTGATCGTTTCCATGTTTCCTGGTAAATACACGCCGCTAGCAGCGGCAGCAACCACGACCTACTTTAGTCCGGATGATCTCACGCTGCGGAATACAGCAAGTCTTGACCAGACAGCGACCACTGGTGCAACAGCAATCACAAGAAATACTGTATATAAGACAAGCGCTCCCAACTTCTCCATAACCGGTACCTATGCACAGGTAACTGCTTCCACTATGAAGGTTACTGTGCAGCAGATGACGCAGAGTGGAGGGAAATGGGTTACAGATGATACCCATACTACTACTGGAGCGGTAACTACAGACACATTAAACCCTGATAACCGGTTTATAGCAAGTGGCCTAACCCTCTTTGCAGGATATAATAAAATTACTTTTTCAGGCATGCAAGGCTCCTTACAACGCTCAGAATCGTTTTATGTGCTTTACGATAAGGTCCCTTACATTTCTTCTCTTCAAGTACTTGGAGGAGGACCCACTGCCATTAACTTAAATGAAGGTACCAAGGTTGTTGTGCCTAACCAGCAGATCACGATCCAGGGTAATGTTACGAATGCAACCAAGGTAGGGGTATCCCTGAATGGTGGTTCTTCGCTGCAAACCTCGCTTCTTGAGGATGGAACCTTTTTCACACCAGCTCTCACTTTGAAATCTGGGGAAAACACGCTGGACATCATAGTACAGAATTCTGCCGATTCCATTGCAATTAAACGTTCGGTGTATTATTTTGACACCAACAAGCCGTTTACCGATCTGCAAATCACACACGGCGATTCAACGCTGACGCCACCCGTCTACAAGGCTTATAATATTTTGGATAATATCCCTACTCTGACAGCTAACGATACCACGGCCAAGATTATGGGACAGGTACTTTTGCCGTATAACTCCAGCACTAAGTCCTTTGAAGCGGATCATGAAGTGAAAATTAACGATGTGGTCGTTCCAATCGATGTACTGGAGTCCTATACGATTGCCTCAGACGGTACATTTAGTACAACGATTGGTACAACCGCACAGAAAGAAATCATTATCCCTGCTCCGGATGGGGTGACACCTCAATACCGCCTAATCACATTCCAGACTACCAATCCATTTGCGCTTACTGCGGGAACTTCTAGCGTAATCGTCGGTATTAAGTACGGGACCTACACTACATCGGTCAAAGAATCTTATAAGTTCCTGGCGGGTGAGACCGTCATTACGGATATGTACTATCTTTCAGGTTATAAGGAAGTTTCTACAGGTAATATTGACGCTAAAACATTATCTAAGCTTCCTTTAAATGGTGCTGAAGTCGAAACACCTGACTTTTTCATTATGGTGAAGTCTAGCGCGGCACCCTCAACTTTATTGGGTTCATACCTCCCTTTGGGGGCATCGCTGAAGCTAGAGAAACAAACTAACCTCAATAACCTCGGTTCTAATGAAGCTGTCTATAAAGTTGTTGGCTTCTCCAACGGGCAACAGAAGGTAAAATTTCAATTTTCAGGTTCGCAATCCTTCTATAATGCAGATATTGCTTATGTCTCCAAGAACTATATTTATGTAGCTAACTTAAATGATGGTCAGACTTATACGTTCAGTTCAGCTAATGCTGCTAATACAATGTTGGTATCAGGTGAATATATCGGGTTCGAGAATATCAGCAACGCCCAATTTTTCGTCAACGGAACTTCAAATGATAAACTGAATCCAGCACTACAGCCTACTGATAAATTTAATCCGACGACCGACCCGAAATTCTCATTTGTACTTAATATTTCAGCTTCAGGCCCCCTCGTATATGGAGAGAATAAAATCGTATTCACAGGGACCTCGATGGACAATGTGGGCAATAAGAGAGAAATACGCAAAGAACTGAAAATCTATATTGTAGATACAAATGTATCCAACCTGTCACAATTCCATCCCAAGCTGCCTAAAGGCAGAGCGGCTCTTAGCCATACGAATATTAAGGATTATACGGATAAAGAGCTTAATGATATTCTTGGATTGACTTCTGAGTTCATCTATAAGGATGAAAAGTATGTTACAAGCCAAACCAGCTACGACTTGGTACTCCGAGGTGGAGCGGCGAATAAGCTTAACCTGTACCAAGGGTCGGAATTGTTCCTTTCCCTGGATAATGCTATCCTGGGCACAACCTCTGCCAAAGCAGGGCCAACGCAGTTCACTTATAGAGGAAAGACCTATTACTATGATTTTGTGGGCAGCAGCACAGATTTCATTCTGCGGATCATGGATATTCCGGCAGAAACAGCGGGAAGCATTGTATACAATCTGGAATTAATCAATGAAACCGGTGCGCGCACGAATCAACGTTTGGAGGTAGAGCGTGAAGTCTCTCCATACCGCATCTTATCTCCAGTAGAAACGGTTGGGAAACAGATTGTCGTCAATAAAAACTTTGTCCGTTTTGATATTGAAGCTGAAGGGGCAACAAAGGTTTTAATTGATAAGTATGAAGCTGTGCCACGCACAGATTTGCCGAACAGATTTACGCTGGATTATGTTGGTTTGAAACCAGATAAAGCAACAACCATAAAAATCCAGATTGTTCGTGCTGCGGCAACCATAAATGATACAATCACTGTCTATTATGCAAGTGCCGTTCAAGTGGACACACAATTCATGGCTGAAAAGGTTGCAGCTAAGTATAGTGTATTCAACAAGGGACTGGAGCTTTCGTTTCCAAAGGGTACACTAATGAAAGGAAACACTAGCTCCGGCGCGGCGAAGTACTATCCTGATACCAAGCTGCTTTTCGGGATTGCAGATCCGTTAGATGGAGTTGTTGAGCGTAAAAACGATTATGGCAACACAATCAACGTAGATGCAGATGCCCGCACACCAGGAGGTCAAAGCACATTGCTAATTCCTTCTGATTTGGTATTGCGGTTTAACTCCACAGTAGAAACTAATAACTTCTCCCGGGTATCCGACATTTACTGGATCAGTGGAGGTCTTGGTGAAAAGGGAACTAAGGGCACTGCACTATATAAACCGGCTACGAATGGTATCGCGCCATACTCGGTAGAAGGTAATTTCACACAAATTGAAGCTGAACGCAAAATTGTTCCTTCACAGCGTGGCAAACTGACCCTAACGTTTAGTCCCAATATTGTGGATGAGGTTGGGTCAACGATAACAGTGTACCGATATACGGACTCAGGACAATGGGAGAACATTGGCGGCGAGGTCGATACGAAGAAACATACTATTACTGTTGCTTTTGATCAATTTGGGTATTACACAGTAATGAAGCTCCGCCGTGGATATACAGACATCACGAATCATCCGTGGGCAAGAAATATCCTTAACGGATTGTACTCCAAAGGAATTATGAAAAATCTTAGATTCGATCAATTTGGAGCCGATGATACGACTACACGTGGTGAATTTGCCACCCTGCTGGTGAAAGGGCTGAATATCCCTTTAAGCTACAATAATAGCCAGCAAACCTTCTTTGATATTGTGCCGGAGGCAGTTTCGACAACATGGGACTTCAAACATATTGAGACTGCTGCAAGAGCAGGTATCATAACAGGCTTAAGCGATGGGTTCTTCGGCCCGGATCAGCCGTTAACAAGAGAACAGGCAGCCGTGATGATTGCAAGAGCTCTGAAGCTTAAAATGGCGCTCAACGATGACAAGCTTCTGACCACTCTTACCAAGTCGTTTGTGGATTCGGGAAGTATGGACTTTTACTCCAGACCAGCCATAGATGCAGTGTCTAAAGCCAAAATCATGACAGGCAGTGCAGTGACAATTACGGGCCAACCTAAACCGGTATATAATTTCAATCCGAAGGGCAAGCTGACTAGAGCGGAAGCCGGAAAGATTGCTGTGTCACTCCTGCAGAAGAGCACAAGCATCTTCCCGAAAACCTTCAATTAA
- a CDS encoding glycosyltransferase family 4 protein produces MLIIYIAGFVVCMGLALLLTPLVKKFAIKIGATDVPNARKVHTKIMPRLGGLGIFLAFVLGLLAVLPIIPYDFTPREANFIKALLCGGGLIVLIGGFDDRFELSAKVKLLGQIAAACIVVFGFGITVDFVNIPFNNTYSSLEGWIAVPLTIFWIVGVTNAVNLIDGLDGLAAGVSGIAIATIAVMAFLMGNTMVALLCLLLLGSILGFLFFNFHPAKIFMGDTGSLFLGFCLALLALLGFKQIAVVSFITPLLIIGVPLSDTFFAIVRRKLQKKPIFAPDKGHLHHCLRELGFSHRQTVLIIYGIAAFFGVLAVIQTSASLYEANWVTFVVICVMLFFLQIGAEITGVISKTKRPLIDFLLRMRMKVSPERGSKS; encoded by the coding sequence ATGTTAATTATATACATCGCCGGATTTGTTGTGTGCATGGGACTTGCGCTCCTGTTGACGCCACTGGTGAAGAAATTCGCTATTAAGATTGGTGCTACAGATGTGCCGAATGCCCGAAAGGTGCATACGAAGATAATGCCCCGCCTTGGTGGGCTAGGTATATTTCTGGCGTTTGTGTTAGGCCTGCTTGCCGTATTGCCAATTATTCCTTACGATTTTACTCCGCGGGAGGCTAACTTCATCAAAGCGCTGCTGTGCGGCGGCGGACTGATTGTTCTTATCGGGGGATTTGATGACCGGTTCGAGCTTTCAGCTAAAGTGAAGCTGCTGGGCCAAATTGCCGCAGCCTGCATCGTAGTTTTCGGGTTTGGCATTACTGTTGATTTCGTGAATATTCCTTTTAACAATACGTATTCCTCACTGGAGGGCTGGATCGCTGTTCCGCTGACGATCTTCTGGATTGTCGGTGTCACTAATGCCGTTAACCTGATCGACGGGTTGGACGGGCTAGCTGCCGGTGTATCCGGAATTGCAATTGCTACAATCGCTGTAATGGCATTTTTGATGGGCAATACGATGGTTGCGCTCCTGTGCCTGCTGTTGCTTGGCAGTATATTGGGTTTTCTGTTCTTCAACTTTCACCCGGCAAAAATCTTCATGGGCGATACAGGCTCACTGTTCTTAGGCTTCTGTCTGGCACTCTTGGCGCTGCTAGGATTTAAACAAATTGCGGTCGTGTCCTTTATCACTCCACTCCTAATCATTGGAGTTCCTTTATCGGATACATTCTTCGCGATTGTCCGCCGCAAGCTGCAGAAGAAACCTATCTTTGCACCAGACAAAGGGCATCTGCATCACTGCCTGCGCGAGCTTGGATTCAGCCACCGTCAAACGGTTCTCATCATTTACGGCATTGCTGCTTTCTTCGGAGTACTGGCGGTTATTCAAACATCCGCTTCACTCTATGAAGCAAACTGGGTAACCTTCGTGGTCATCTGCGTTATGCTGTTCTTCCTGCAGATTGGTGCTGAAATTACCGGCGTCATCAGTAAGACTAAACGGCCTTTAATTGACTTTCTGCTAAGAATGCGAATGAAGGTTAGTCCGGAGCGCGGATCCAAGTCATAA
- a CDS encoding WecB/TagA/CpsF family glycosyltransferase, which translates to MNVKADSVLPTVPIFGIRVSKVDMKATVSYLTEAVRNREPHQVITANPIMVMTALDNPAYMEIMKSAELVVPDGTGVVWAAEYCKEPVAERVAGFDLLHELLRQGEVYNWRVYLLGSTPDVIRETASRLQTQYPRIVIAGYRDGYFGPEADEEIIADITRSQPDLLFVARGADSQEPWIAKYKSRLNIPVMMGVGGSFDVISGKSKRAPKAFQKLRAEWLYRLLKEPTRYKRMLALPKFAVKVVREKDKVTKVQ; encoded by the coding sequence TTGAACGTGAAAGCAGATAGTGTTTTGCCCACTGTGCCAATTTTTGGTATACGAGTATCCAAAGTCGACATGAAAGCTACGGTTTCCTATTTGACCGAGGCTGTACGTAACCGGGAGCCTCATCAGGTGATCACGGCCAATCCCATCATGGTTATGACTGCACTGGACAATCCGGCCTATATGGAGATTATGAAGTCAGCAGAATTGGTCGTCCCTGATGGAACGGGTGTTGTATGGGCAGCGGAATATTGCAAAGAGCCTGTGGCTGAGCGTGTAGCAGGATTTGATCTTTTACATGAATTGCTGCGCCAAGGCGAAGTCTATAACTGGAGGGTCTACCTTCTGGGTTCTACACCCGATGTGATTCGCGAGACCGCTTCAAGGTTACAAACTCAATATCCGCGTATCGTAATAGCCGGCTACCGGGATGGTTACTTTGGACCGGAAGCAGACGAGGAGATTATTGCGGATATTACCCGCTCTCAGCCAGACCTGCTTTTTGTCGCCAGAGGTGCAGACAGCCAGGAACCGTGGATCGCCAAGTACAAGTCCCGGCTGAATATTCCTGTGATGATGGGGGTGGGCGGGAGCTTTGATGTGATCTCAGGCAAAAGCAAACGGGCTCCTAAAGCTTTCCAGAAACTCCGTGCAGAGTGGTTATATCGACTTCTCAAAGAGCCGACTCGATACAAAAGAATGCTTGCGCTGCCGAAATTCGCAGTAAAAGTGGTACGCGAGAAAGATAAAGTGACAAAAGTTCAGTGA
- the metK gene encoding methionine adenosyltransferase, with protein MSIKGRHLFTSESVTEGHPDKICDQISDAVLDAFLANDPNARVACEVAVATGLVLVIGEISTKSEYVDIPAIVRNTIKEIGYTRAKYGFDYNTCAVLSSLNEQSADIAQGVNAALEHRDPAQVAEETANIGAGDQGLMFGFATDETPELMPLPIALSHRIARRLSEVRKDGTLEYLRPDGKTQVTIEYQDEKPVRVDTIVVSTQHAEEISLEQIQADIKEHVILPVVPAELLDDNTKYFINPTGRFVIGGPQGDAGLTGRKIIVDTYGGYARHGGGAFSGKDPTKVDRSAAYAARYVAKNLVAAGLASKCEIQLAYAIGVANPVSINVDTYGTGKISEEKLADLISSNFDLRPAGIISMLDLRKPIYRQTAAYGHFGRTDVDLPWERVDKAEMLKAQAGI; from the coding sequence GTGTCTATTAAAGGACGTCATTTGTTTACTTCCGAGTCCGTAACAGAGGGACATCCGGATAAAATCTGTGATCAGATTTCTGATGCAGTGCTGGATGCTTTTTTGGCCAATGATCCAAATGCCCGCGTTGCCTGCGAGGTAGCTGTAGCAACTGGTCTTGTACTCGTCATTGGCGAGATTAGCACCAAGTCGGAGTATGTAGATATTCCGGCCATTGTACGCAATACGATTAAGGAAATTGGCTATACCCGCGCAAAATATGGTTTTGACTATAATACTTGTGCTGTGCTTAGCTCACTGAATGAGCAGTCTGCGGATATCGCGCAGGGTGTAAATGCGGCGCTGGAGCATCGTGATCCTGCACAGGTTGCTGAAGAAACTGCTAATATTGGCGCAGGTGACCAAGGCCTGATGTTTGGTTTTGCAACAGATGAAACGCCTGAATTAATGCCTTTGCCGATCGCCCTGTCACATCGAATTGCCCGCCGTTTGTCTGAAGTCCGCAAAGACGGTACTTTGGAATATTTGCGTCCGGATGGCAAGACTCAGGTAACGATTGAGTATCAGGATGAAAAACCGGTGCGTGTAGATACAATTGTAGTATCGACTCAGCACGCAGAGGAAATTTCACTTGAGCAGATCCAGGCGGATATTAAAGAACATGTTATTCTGCCGGTTGTTCCGGCTGAATTGCTCGACGATAACACTAAGTATTTCATTAATCCGACAGGCCGTTTTGTCATTGGCGGTCCTCAGGGGGATGCCGGATTAACCGGACGCAAGATTATTGTTGATACATATGGCGGTTATGCCCGTCATGGCGGAGGCGCATTCTCCGGAAAAGATCCAACCAAAGTCGACCGCTCTGCTGCCTATGCAGCCCGTTATGTAGCAAAGAATCTGGTTGCTGCCGGCCTAGCTTCCAAATGTGAAATTCAATTGGCTTATGCAATTGGGGTCGCTAATCCTGTATCGATTAATGTGGATACATACGGAACAGGGAAAATCAGTGAGGAAAAGCTGGCTGACCTCATCAGCAGCAATTTCGATCTTCGTCCTGCCGGAATTATCTCCATGCTGGATTTGCGCAAACCGATTTACAGACAGACCGCGGCTTATGGTCATTTTGGCCGTACCGATGTCGATCTTCCTTGGGAACGTGTGGATAAAGCAGAAATGCTTAAAGCTCAGGCCGGAATTTAA
- a CDS encoding Ig-like domain-containing protein produces MSDMSYPTKEKSQFMNVQGGEKKVMKKILSVALSTAMAFSMFASVAFGETATTPQAKFDALAAKGVLNGYPDGQAHLEKDLTRAEFAKIVTKLFGLSEVTGKLSYKDKGYTATNWAVPYIEAVTAANLMQGKDTVKGIFDYNGKVTVQEVAAVLFRALKLETPATTDNSASAWAKGYAQAVINAGLVAQGTNFKANATRSLVVEAAYAVDNMTTKVAVAGAEALTPTTVLVTFADKTTTTLTLTTALVEGVETTIPTFKYKGFDYAGVKVTLAAPKVVSVTAPNSKQLVVKFNRALDSKTVIGTTYGTDTLAPGAIAVTTLTDAQPVDIRYANATLSSDKTELVLTPAGSAYFKGQYTVTVTADVKTDTGVKVTPYTTLLTVADTTAPTIVSVTSTAKATTNKVVVKFSEPVQDGAVAYVDGVSATVPTGSARSSLDEVVLTTSTTLVTGKTYDVSFLNVKDFAGNYIAPNPTKTTVTVVADVELPTISSFAVSGEDTIKVVFSKAVDINSLNGVFTLLNSNGVSQGTLVPSKGSDSKTFTLKTPTIPVFTNGVFNGTVVIGAGIRDLLGNVTTATSTQAVTFTKDSVAPTVSSVTYTSTGLAVKFSENVEVKGSSFTLVNDATGVPTPVTVATYKNEDGVVTFNNVTGLAAGSYTLRLPAGFVVDLSSSANKSAATVLPVTITATTSTDSKAPVFISAPVVVPTPKSASDQQVTYTIQDASGLNLNTVRDINNYTLDSKALPAGSYVTTNYTGKASDNLVVNVYIPSSGISASKGFDFLITGVQDAAGNAITPQLAKLALVDGVAPKLATATISADDATKLIVNFTEPVKGIDATKFVVKVNGVEATNGVAIASVSGSKYFITISAIQDKYNGADVLYFDNNKDGKVQASEIVAYTSAKTGVIDLSSSFVNAISVTIADKSGVTDMDDNAIDNSVTVNVAK; encoded by the coding sequence ATGAGTGACATGAGCTACCCAACTAAAGAAAAATCTCAGTTCATGAACGTCCAAGGAGGAGAAAAAAAGGTTATGAAGAAAATTTTATCCGTAGCATTATCTACAGCAATGGCATTCTCGATGTTTGCCTCTGTAGCGTTTGGTGAAACTGCAACAACTCCACAAGCAAAATTTGATGCTTTGGCAGCTAAAGGTGTTCTTAACGGATACCCAGATGGTCAAGCTCACCTTGAAAAAGATCTGACTCGTGCAGAGTTCGCTAAGATCGTTACTAAATTGTTCGGCCTTTCAGAAGTAACTGGTAAATTGTCTTACAAAGACAAAGGTTACACAGCTACTAACTGGGCTGTTCCTTACATCGAAGCTGTAACTGCAGCAAACTTGATGCAAGGTAAAGATACTGTTAAAGGTATCTTCGACTACAACGGTAAAGTAACAGTTCAAGAAGTAGCGGCTGTATTGTTCCGCGCTTTGAAACTGGAAACTCCGGCAACAACTGATAACTCCGCATCTGCATGGGCTAAAGGCTATGCACAAGCAGTTATCAACGCTGGTCTGGTTGCTCAAGGCACCAACTTCAAAGCTAACGCTACTCGCTCTTTGGTAGTAGAAGCAGCTTATGCAGTTGACAACATGACAACTAAAGTAGCTGTTGCTGGCGCAGAAGCTTTGACTCCAACAACCGTGTTGGTAACTTTCGCTGACAAAACAACTACTACACTGACATTGACAACAGCCCTGGTTGAAGGCGTAGAAACTACAATTCCTACGTTCAAATACAAAGGCTTTGACTATGCAGGCGTTAAAGTAACTTTGGCAGCTCCTAAAGTAGTTTCCGTGACTGCTCCGAACTCCAAACAGCTGGTTGTTAAATTCAACCGTGCTTTGGATTCCAAGACTGTTATTGGAACAACTTATGGTACAGACACACTGGCTCCTGGAGCAATTGCTGTTACTACGTTGACAGATGCTCAGCCTGTTGACATTCGATATGCAAATGCTACTTTGTCTTCCGACAAGACAGAACTGGTACTGACTCCAGCGGGTAGCGCATACTTCAAAGGTCAATACACTGTAACAGTAACTGCAGATGTTAAGACTGATACAGGTGTTAAGGTAACTCCTTACACAACTCTGCTGACTGTTGCTGATACAACTGCTCCAACAATTGTATCCGTAACTTCCACAGCTAAGGCTACTACTAACAAAGTGGTTGTGAAATTCAGCGAGCCAGTTCAAGATGGAGCTGTCGCTTACGTTGACGGTGTATCCGCTACTGTGCCTACTGGATCTGCAAGATCTTCACTTGATGAAGTAGTCCTGACAACTTCGACAACTCTGGTTACTGGCAAAACTTATGATGTTTCCTTCCTGAACGTTAAAGACTTTGCTGGAAACTACATTGCACCGAACCCAACTAAAACTACAGTAACTGTTGTAGCTGATGTTGAACTGCCAACAATCTCCAGCTTTGCCGTATCCGGTGAAGACACAATCAAAGTTGTATTCAGCAAAGCTGTTGATATCAACTCCCTGAACGGTGTATTCACATTGTTGAATTCTAACGGTGTTAGCCAAGGTACCCTGGTTCCTTCCAAAGGTAGTGATAGCAAAACCTTCACTCTGAAAACTCCGACTATTCCAGTATTCACCAATGGTGTATTCAACGGAACTGTAGTAATCGGCGCTGGAATCAGAGACCTTCTGGGCAACGTAACAACAGCTACTTCAACTCAAGCTGTTACTTTCACTAAAGATAGCGTAGCTCCTACAGTATCAAGCGTGACTTACACATCCACTGGTCTGGCTGTGAAGTTCTCCGAAAATGTTGAAGTTAAGGGAAGCAGCTTCACGTTGGTTAATGATGCTACAGGCGTTCCAACTCCGGTAACTGTTGCTACTTACAAAAATGAAGATGGCGTTGTTACATTCAACAATGTTACTGGCCTTGCAGCAGGAAGCTACACTCTGCGTCTGCCAGCCGGATTTGTTGTTGACTTGTCCTCATCGGCTAATAAGAGTGCTGCAACGGTACTGCCTGTAACAATTACTGCTACAACCTCTACAGATTCCAAAGCACCTGTATTCATTAGTGCGCCTGTAGTAGTTCCAACTCCTAAGAGTGCAAGTGACCAACAAGTTACTTACACAATTCAAGATGCTAGCGGCTTGAATCTGAATACTGTTCGTGATATCAATAACTACACCCTGGATTCTAAGGCTCTGCCAGCTGGTTCTTATGTAACAACCAACTATACTGGTAAGGCTAGTGATAACCTGGTGGTTAATGTTTACATTCCATCGAGCGGAATCAGTGCATCCAAGGGCTTTGACTTCTTGATCACTGGAGTCCAAGATGCAGCTGGTAACGCAATCACTCCACAGCTGGCAAAACTTGCTTTGGTTGATGGCGTTGCTCCTAAGCTGGCTACTGCAACAATCTCAGCTGATGATGCTACTAAGTTGATTGTTAACTTCACTGAGCCTGTTAAAGGCATTGACGCAACTAAATTTGTAGTCAAAGTGAACGGTGTTGAAGCTACAAACGGAGTGGCCATTGCATCTGTTTCCGGAAGCAAGTACTTCATCACAATTAGTGCGATTCAAGATAAATACAACGGCGCTGATGTACTGTACTTCGACAACAACAAAGACGGAAAAGTTCAAGCTAGTGAAATCGTAGCTTACACTTCCGCTAAAACTGGTGTGATTGATCTGAGTTCTTCATTCGTTAATGCAATCTCTGTAACGATCGCTGACAAGTCCGGTGTTACTGACATGGATGATAACGCAATCGACAACAGCGTAACTGTAAACGTAGCGAAGTAA